TTGCCATGTTACTATAAATAATAAAACAAGTGAAATATTTTTCATATTGATGATTTTTATTTTTCAAAAATAAGAAAATATCCGTATAAATATTCTTCAAATAAATTTAATGAATTCCATTTTTATAATTCAACAATTAGTATTTAACAAATATTAATATTTCAGAAAATAAAAAATGTTTATGGTTTTTGTATTTTTGCTAACAAAATAATTAAACTATGAATACTAATATCAGGAACTTTTTACTATTAGCTTTTTTTATTCCTTCCCTACTCTTTGCGGAAAAACCAAAATACGATATTAAAATAAAGTTTGCAAATTTGAAAGACACAACTTGCCTCCTGGGAAATTATTATGGCGAATCACCTCATATAAGTGTTGTAGATACAGCAAAAATTGACTCGAAAGGGCTTTGTGAATTTAAAGGGAATAAAGAACTTTTAGGCGGAATCTACGTTGTAATAATCCCTTCAAAAAAATATTTCGAACTTATAATAAATACAGAAAAATTTTTCTCATTAGAAACCGACACTTCTGATTTTATAGGTACCATGAAAATAAAAGACTCTAAGGAGAACCAGCTTTTTTATGACTATCAAAAATACATCAATATCCAACAAAAAAAGGTTGCACCGCTACGTGAAAGTTTAACCAAATTAAAAGACAATAAAGATTCTTCTAAAATTTTAAAAGACAATATCAATGCGATTGACAAAGATGTACAAAATTATAAACTCAACTATATAAAGCAACATTCCGAAACCTTTCTTGCAAAAGTATTCAAAACATCTATGGAACCCGAACTTCCTGAAGCCCCAATTCTTCCAAATGGCAAAAAAGATTCGTTATATGTTTTTAAATATTATAAAAAACATTTTTTTGACAATGTTGATTTTTCTGATGACAGACTCCTGAGAACACCCGTATTTCACAGTAAAATAAACCAATACATAACAACCCTTACTGTTCAGCATCCTGATTCAATAAATAAAGAATGTGACTCGTTAATTGAAAAAGCACGTGTTAACAAAGAAGTATTTAAATATTTGGTATGGTATTTCACTAACTGGTCAGAAACATCTAAAATTATGGGATTCGATGCAATATTCGTGCATATGGTGGAAAAATATTATATGACAAACCAGGCTTATTGGGTAACCGAAACCAATCTTGAAAAAATTAACAACCGCGCGAAAGTTTTAAAGAATTTGCTATTAGGAGTGAAAATTCCTAATATCACTGTTCAGGATACAAGTGGTGTATATCATACACTCTATAATATTAAGGCAAAATATACCGTGCTCTATTTTTGGGATCCCACCTGTGGCCACTGCCAAAAAGAAACACCAAAATTAAAAGCTTTATACGATAGTCTTAAAATAAAAGGGTTTGATGTATTTGCCTTTTGCACCGATCCTAATATTAACGAGTGGAAAAAATATATAATCGACAATAAACTGGAATGGTTAAATGTGATGGACATACAAAATATTACCGGCTTTCATGCAACCTATGATATTATTAGCACTCCGGTAATTTATCTACTCGATGAAAATAAAAAGATTCTTGCAAAAAGATTGAATGTAGAGCAGTTAAAGGAATTCATGGAAAGACAATTTAAAATTGACGAGAAAAAATAAATTACCTTTATAAATTAATTTTAGAAATATATCAGTTATAAAATTTTAATATGAATACTGAAAACAATCAAAACTGGTATGTTTTAACTACACGCTCCCGTCATGAAAAAAAGTGTGAACAACTTTTAATCAAACAAGGTTTTGAAGTATTTCTTCCACTTCAAAAAGTAATGCGTAAATGGAGCGACAGAAAAAAAATTGTTGAAATTCCTTTATTTTCCGGATACATATTTATTCGTTATGATGAATCAAAACGGTTTCAGGTTTTAAATACTCCCGGTATTGTACGTTTCTTAAGATATAACAATGCTGACGCAACTATTTCCGATACACAGGTTAAAGCAATAGACATCGCTATTAAAGAAATTCCGGACAAACTATATGTAATTGAACAAAACTTTTCTGAAGGTGAAGAAATATGTATAAAATCAGGACCATTTAAAGGATTCTATGGAAAAGTAATTAATTACAACAACAATCGTAAAATAATGATCTCCATTGATTCTATTGGAAAAAGCCTCTTAATTGAAACGAGCAAAACACTTATTGAAAAAATTGAAAAATAAGAAAACATATGCAGGTATTTTTTGTATCTTTGCAAACTATTTTTCATGCTCTTAACTTATATTAAAAATGTAAGTGAAAGGGCGAAGCTATAAATAACTATTTTAAACTTTAATGTCTTATTTAAAAATTAGCAACTCAAGAATACTAGTTACCGGCGGCGCCGGTTTTATAGGCTCCAACCTTTGTGAAGATTTACTAAAATATAA
This window of the Bacteroidales bacterium genome carries:
- a CDS encoding DUF5106 domain-containing protein codes for the protein MNTNIRNFLLLAFFIPSLLFAEKPKYDIKIKFANLKDTTCLLGNYYGESPHISVVDTAKIDSKGLCEFKGNKELLGGIYVVIIPSKKYFELIINTEKFFSLETDTSDFIGTMKIKDSKENQLFYDYQKYINIQQKKVAPLRESLTKLKDNKDSSKILKDNINAIDKDVQNYKLNYIKQHSETFLAKVFKTSMEPELPEAPILPNGKKDSLYVFKYYKKHFFDNVDFSDDRLLRTPVFHSKINQYITTLTVQHPDSINKECDSLIEKARVNKEVFKYLVWYFTNWSETSKIMGFDAIFVHMVEKYYMTNQAYWVTETNLEKINNRAKVLKNLLLGVKIPNITVQDTSGVYHTLYNIKAKYTVLYFWDPTCGHCQKETPKLKALYDSLKIKGFDVFAFCTDPNINEWKKYIIDNKLEWLNVMDIQNITGFHATYDIISTPVIYLLDENKKILAKRLNVEQLKEFMERQFKIDEKK
- a CDS encoding UpxY family transcription antiterminator; the protein is MNTENNQNWYVLTTRSRHEKKCEQLLIKQGFEVFLPLQKVMRKWSDRKKIVEIPLFSGYIFIRYDESKRFQVLNTPGIVRFLRYNNADATISDTQVKAIDIAIKEIPDKLYVIEQNFSEGEEICIKSGPFKGFYGKVINYNNNRKIMISIDSIGKSLLIETSKTLIEKIEK